A window of the Virgibacillus pantothenticus genome harbors these coding sequences:
- a CDS encoding EAL domain-containing protein: MDPLDIMMRLDQIVPYFDPIISAENQFIIGYETIPYFQDDENELHNLLWFFKDSSIPSEFRLELTHNVLQKVLDAYMTTDQSQLLFIHYDAKLLLKDNGDSMISILETYENQGLSLNRLVLQFSEAFVSEHIASLKHLFAYIQTFGIQIAIDDVGEKNGNLDKLALIKPNIIKVDVSFLQEDDLPQLYQDVHHLLSMLSRKIGAALLFKGIASFHQLNYAWRNGGRYYQGEYLEKTQSEFIPMDSCKEKVKKDFQHFITFERKKMWAQLDLTEKINEQLKNTLKTVKSDDPYDKTILSVANNCDDYSFRVYICNEAGFQLSSNAEKDADGTWRLLPEGRQKNWSWRPYFFENIARMNMEKKGILSDLYTDIERDERIRTYSYPISSDRFIFIDIPYDFLFEQEGLL, translated from the coding sequence ATGGATCCACTAGATATCATGATGAGGCTTGATCAGATCGTTCCATACTTCGATCCGATTATAAGTGCAGAAAATCAATTCATTATTGGGTATGAAACGATCCCATATTTTCAGGACGATGAAAATGAATTACATAATCTCCTTTGGTTTTTTAAAGATAGCAGCATCCCAAGTGAATTTAGGCTAGAGCTTACGCATAATGTTTTGCAAAAAGTGTTAGATGCTTATATGACGACAGATCAGTCGCAACTATTATTTATTCATTACGATGCAAAACTGTTGCTCAAAGACAATGGCGACAGTATGATATCTATTTTAGAAACGTATGAAAACCAAGGCCTCTCATTGAATAGGCTAGTTCTACAGTTTTCAGAAGCATTTGTTAGCGAGCATATTGCTTCATTAAAGCATTTATTTGCATATATTCAAACATTTGGTATCCAAATTGCCATTGATGATGTGGGAGAGAAAAACGGTAATTTAGATAAATTAGCTTTAATTAAACCAAATATTATTAAAGTTGATGTTTCATTTTTACAAGAGGACGATTTGCCGCAATTATATCAGGATGTTCACCATTTACTCTCAATGCTTTCTCGCAAAATTGGGGCTGCTTTATTATTTAAAGGAATCGCTTCTTTTCATCAATTAAATTACGCGTGGAGAAATGGTGGGCGCTATTATCAAGGGGAATATCTAGAAAAAACACAGTCGGAATTCATACCGATGGACAGCTGTAAGGAAAAAGTGAAAAAAGACTTCCAGCATTTTATTACGTTCGAACGAAAAAAAATGTGGGCACAACTGGATTTAACAGAAAAAATAAATGAACAATTAAAGAACACATTAAAAACTGTTAAATCAGATGACCCTTACGATAAAACGATCCTTTCTGTTGCCAATAACTGTGATGATTATAGTTTTCGAGTCTATATTTGTAACGAAGCTGGTTTTCAGTTATCTTCCAATGCAGAGAAAGATGCAGATGGTACATGGCGTTTACTACCCGAAGGCAGACAAAAAAATTGGAGCTGGCGCCCATACTTTTTTGAAAATATCGCACGGATGAATATGGAAAAGAAAGGGATACTATCGGACTTATATACCGATATTGAAAGAGATGAACGAATTCGAACGTATTCTTACCCTATTTCTTCAGATCGTTTTATCTTTATTGATATTCCATATGATTTTCTCTTTGAACAAGAAGGTTTATTGTAA
- a CDS encoding M20 family metallo-hydrolase, with product MAQKQSIHFLLAYELLAANFTANLKERDVMNIRNKGNGIFKRLIERYDTKLDKNGICGKRIAERLHTLSQIGLTADNGSNRPGYSEDEARAQELVSSWMKEAGMEVRRDGAGNLIGRLAGKRNFLPAIMSGSHVDTVPNGGHFDGTLGVITALEVVEAWKHEKYQPVHPLEIVVFADEEGSRFNGGLNGSEGMIGGRDIEAKKQLIDRDGYSFSEVLQQRDLSIDSYKNATRDMEEVALFIEVHIEQGKRLEKENLPCGIVTGIAGPCWLEITFYGEAGHAGNTPMNDRKDALVAASEFISKVNQLPGNINDTAVATIGKQLVEPNGVNVIPGKVTLYVDIRDIYEQTRDQLVEKVKHLAETIANDQQLKVAVTEKTKVKPVPIKKEMQDLLARSIKEQGIQPFYLPSGAGHDAMIIGEKVPIAMLFVRSENGISHNPQEWTNLADCVQAALVLKSFIEDLQTDWEDDNLS from the coding sequence TTGGCTCAGAAGCAATCCATTCATTTTCTTCTTGCTTATGAGTTATTAGCAGCTAACTTTACAGCAAATTTAAAGGAGAGGGACGTGATGAACATTCGTAATAAAGGAAATGGTATTTTTAAGCGATTAATAGAGCGATATGATACAAAGCTTGATAAAAATGGAATTTGCGGAAAACGGATAGCTGAGCGTTTACATACACTTTCCCAAATCGGATTAACCGCTGATAACGGCTCTAACCGCCCTGGTTATTCCGAAGACGAGGCAAGAGCTCAAGAACTGGTTTCCAGCTGGATGAAAGAGGCTGGGATGGAAGTGAGACGGGACGGGGCTGGTAATCTTATAGGCAGGTTAGCTGGCAAAAGAAATTTCCTCCCTGCTATTATGAGTGGTTCACATGTAGATACAGTTCCCAATGGGGGACATTTTGATGGCACATTAGGAGTAATTACAGCGTTAGAGGTTGTTGAAGCTTGGAAGCATGAAAAGTATCAACCGGTACACCCGCTTGAAATTGTTGTATTTGCTGATGAAGAAGGCTCACGTTTTAATGGGGGGCTAAATGGTAGTGAAGGGATGATTGGCGGTAGAGATATAGAAGCGAAAAAGCAATTGATCGATCGAGATGGCTATAGCTTTTCTGAAGTATTGCAGCAACGAGATTTAAGCATTGATAGCTATAAAAATGCGACACGTGATATGGAAGAAGTAGCGCTTTTTATTGAAGTACATATTGAACAAGGTAAACGATTGGAAAAAGAAAATCTACCTTGTGGTATTGTAACAGGGATCGCTGGTCCTTGCTGGCTTGAAATTACTTTTTATGGTGAAGCAGGTCATGCAGGAAATACCCCGATGAATGATCGAAAGGATGCTTTAGTCGCAGCTAGCGAATTTATTTCGAAAGTGAATCAACTTCCTGGCAACATCAATGATACGGCAGTAGCGACAATCGGTAAACAATTGGTAGAACCGAATGGAGTAAACGTTATTCCAGGTAAGGTAACATTATACGTGGATATAAGAGATATTTATGAGCAAACGAGAGATCAGCTTGTTGAAAAGGTGAAGCATTTGGCTGAGACAATAGCAAACGATCAGCAGCTAAAAGTTGCGGTAACGGAAAAAACGAAAGTAAAGCCTGTACCAATTAAAAAGGAAATGCAGGATTTGCTAGCTCGTTCAATCAAGGAACAAGGTATACAGCCGTTTTATTTACCGAGTGGTGCTGGTCATGATGCGATGATTATTGGAGAGAAAGTGCCAATTGCTATGCTGTTTGTAAGAAGTGAGAATGGTATCAGCCACAATCCACAAGAGTGGACCAATTTAGCGGATTGCGTGCAAGCAGCACTTGTTTTAAAATCATTTATCGAGGACTTGCAGACAGACTGGGAAGACGACAATTTAAGTTGA